A portion of the Coraliomargarita parva genome contains these proteins:
- a CDS encoding protein kinase domain-containing protein, which produces MDTKRKFIIDGYREFSLLGNSEGGMGKVYFLEPVDKTYTKMSPMSRIFAPLDGKIAVKFPKRLADSDAFERECRLWLTVRHRHVVPLLKLSEISGQMAAVMPLYHQNAESLIYESRCNMPETGSFWYRQFVGICEALNYAWEKSNLLHLDLKPQNLLNYSEGPNPYLSVADWGMARFQNYCFFRSNTKKGSERGIESLEAYGGTLPYMSPERILGTIRNDSYMHQVTDDIFSLGIIMMEVATKSNPCIDRSETTSGTIENILTGGYYHIVSDVLKKYPGAWCRLAANCCHPDKRRRPKNYKIIIKELKKYVV; this is translated from the coding sequence GTGGATACAAAGCGTAAATTTATTATAGACGGCTACCGAGAATTTTCCCTATTGGGCAACTCAGAAGGTGGTATGGGAAAGGTCTATTTTTTAGAGCCTGTTGATAAGACTTACACAAAAATGTCTCCAATGAGTCGGATTTTTGCCCCGTTAGACGGAAAAATCGCAGTAAAATTCCCTAAAAGACTAGCAGATTCAGATGCGTTTGAACGCGAATGTCGACTGTGGTTAACTGTCCGCCACAGGCACGTTGTTCCTCTTCTTAAGCTCTCAGAAATTAGTGGTCAGATGGCAGCGGTTATGCCGCTGTATCACCAAAATGCAGAATCCTTGATTTACGAAAGTCGCTGCAATATGCCTGAAACAGGCTCTTTCTGGTATAGACAATTTGTTGGAATATGTGAGGCACTCAACTACGCGTGGGAAAAATCTAATTTGCTGCACTTGGATCTAAAGCCTCAAAACCTCTTAAATTATTCGGAAGGGCCAAATCCATATTTGTCGGTGGCAGACTGGGGCATGGCTCGGTTTCAAAACTATTGCTTCTTTCGTTCAAATACAAAGAAGGGCAGCGAGAGAGGGATTGAGTCGTTAGAAGCCTATGGTGGAACACTACCCTACATGTCGCCTGAGAGGATTTTAGGAACAATCCGTAATGATAGTTATATGCATCAAGTAACTGATGACATTTTCTCTCTTGGGATAATCATGATGGAAGTCGCAACTAAATCTAACCCGTGCATCGACAGATCCGAAACGACTTCCGGCACGATTGAAAATATCCTGACGGGTGGATACTATCATATCGTTAGTGACGTTTTAAAAAAGTATCCGGGTGCGTGGTGTCGTTTGGCAGCTAACTGTTGCCATCCCGATAAGCGCCGTCGCCCGAAGAATTACAAAATCATTATCAAGGAACTCAAAAAGTATGTGGTTTAA
- a CDS encoding transposase yields MKKRRKFTSEFKSKVALEALREQHPIHEIAKRYQIHPTQVTEWKKALLGNASSVFESASSKHEEAFKQKLKEDRLYKQIGQLQVEVDFLKDSCDKLGITIPEDELR; encoded by the coding sequence ATGAAAAAGAGACGAAAGTTCACATCCGAGTTCAAAAGCAAGGTAGCGCTGGAGGCGCTGCGGGAACAGCACCCGATCCACGAGATTGCGAAGCGTTATCAGATCCATCCGACGCAAGTGACGGAGTGGAAGAAGGCACTGCTGGGCAATGCCAGCAGCGTGTTTGAGAGCGCGAGTTCGAAGCACGAAGAGGCCTTCAAGCAGAAGCTGAAGGAAGACCGCCTCTACAAGCAGATCGGCCAGCTCCAGGTGGAGGTGGATTTTTTAAAAGACAGTTGTGACAAGCTCGGTATCACTATCCCGGAGGATGAGCTTCGTTGA